The DNA window CGGAACAATGAATCTATGCCACTTTTTGTAGACGTTGTTGTTACAAATGCCTGCGGTTGAAACTTTGTTGaacaaaaaatacaatcaGTTTCGACCTTTCGATTATCACACATAATCAACAAAAAACATGAAACGGGATTGGTTGTGTTGATCACATAAACTGATTGATTACAGAGAATGTTTGCTGTCAGTGTTGATAATTAGCACACATAATCGCATGGCTAGAGCAGTGGAAGTAATTATCGTTAAAGAATCGtaccaaattttgtatagCGGTGATGATCTTTGCATAATGCAGCTGGAGGTCATGAGACCCTAGCGTTTGCTGAGGGCTCTCGTTAGTATTGGCAGATCCATCCTCTTCATGCTCCTTATAGAAGACGCAGTTGATCTCAGAAGGTAAGAAATGCACAATGTAAACAAGCTTCTCCATAATCTGCAACAGAAATAAGATTGTGTATTTGTCATAATTTTGTTACTAAAAATGTGGTAGACATTTTTCAGAATATGCACAAGATAATTACGTGTTCCATCTTCTTGACCCAAAGTGTGTTCTTCTTCGCACTTTGCACAATTACTTTTTCGATCTTCACTGCATTCTGGAAAGGCCCAAGTGGCATATCTgcaaacatatacataaagaATTATGAACTGATCAGAAACATAAATAGACAAGACATTTTACGGTACTTAAGAATGTACCTAGAtgtaaaaactttttggagtaaaattttggtatcttgaggtaccttgtatctcaagatattaagtttttatactagaaaatatgatacatGAAGATAACTTCTTTAAAATGGTATTAAAGCTCTAAATGGACATATTTCTGATTAGTTGTGTTGATCACATAAACTGTATTACAAATTGTTCTGGGAATCACCTTGTGCCTTGGCATCCTTGTACATCCTCTCAGAGACTCCCAATCGGCGTAACGCATCAAACAGTATCTGCACAACAGAAAATATAACAGCAACATCATTTCAGTGGTTTCTGAATAGGAAAATGTTTTGAACACACAGTAGCAatgacattaaaaaaatatattattacgtGACGGAAATTGTGCTTTTGATCCTATTTTGAAGTCTTGTACCAATTTGACCCATTTTCTCATCTTTGCTTATTTgacccttttttttataaaaaaaaaggttgttgTCTAACCATGTATCATGAAGTCAAGTTAACGGCCATACTGTAAAGATATCATCAGTTATGCCCTTCCTTATTTAAGCctaatttctcaaagatataTCTATCATATTGTAAATATAACCCGAAATGGAGCCATCATGTTCACTTTGCAGGCTAGAAATTCTCACATTAAccaaagaaaatgataaagATTTCAACCATCGGATTGTGGTCGGTCCAAATTATAGTGATATGAGAAACGTCCAGAGGTCTTCCGGCTAGCTCCACGAGGTGGTGGTTAGCCGGTCTGGGTTTGAAGCCTCAAACAtatctatttaattgatattaggtTCTTTCCTAATATCTAAGTTTTCAAATTATAGCGATATAGATTGATCAATGTACATACAACTATGACTATAAAAAGAGAAGTTGGGAGTTATATATCAAATCTAATTACAGCAGTACGTATGGAAATAGAAAAGAAAGTAagagttttatataaaatccaattatattttttgttttaagagttgtatatgaaGTCCGGTTATACTTTTGGTTTCATATAGAATTTATAATTGTGTttacataaataaacaatatataagaGTTATAATCAAATCCAATTTGACTTTTATCTAGCTCCGTGCAAAATTCCACAGAAAATctcctatttatttatttgacaaaattatgCCTGAAccttaatatatttatcacatATCTTGGTATAAACAAAACCTTTGAGAAAGTAGGATCACTGAGCAAGGGCATAAATGGTATTTTGTCCCTGAGTTTGACAACGTTAACTTACTTGACGAAATAGGGTCATacaacaactttatttttgaaaagcgATGTTAAATGAGCAAAGTTGAGAAATTATGGCCAAATTAGTAGTTAGACATCAAAAATGGGGCCAAAAGCACAACTATTCCTATTATGGGAGAATGACTAACCACAGTCTTCTTCACAGCGGCCATCAGACCCTCCATCTTGGATGCTGCTGTTGTATGGGAGTAATCCTGAGTTATGGGACCATTCTCCAAACTGTGCAATGACAAGAGGTACACAATGAACACACAGAGACAacaaagagatttgctccgatccaacaaaaagtatctcaaggtactggGACCTCACAATACTAAATCGTTTTTCCCCatggatctagctgagcagGATGAACattattagatccaacgatcagaaactaggtaccggtaccttacggtactaaatcgttttctatcattggatctagctgagcagGATGGatattgttagatccaacaatcaaaaacaatttggtactatgaggtaccggtatcttgagatactttttgttggactggaaCAAATCTCgacaataaaatatgatgtaGCCATGAATTCTCCCGGAACAATAATTTGGTGGCAGTTAAAACTTTACCCAGAGAAATGCTCATCAAGATTGTGCCATTTGGGATCCCTGCACATCTTCCCAAGCCGAGCAACATCTGCAGCAAAATCTCTGAACTGCTGCCTGCGTAATCAAGCCCAATGAATATAAGCAATCTTGAAGAcacatataattaatcaacACAAAGATAAGAAAGCCActgaaaaaatacaaaaaatgtgTCATGTATGTATTACCTAATTTCATCCCCAACAAGAGCAAGCAATTGCTTCTGGTCATCTGAAATCAGACGTTGGACGCCTTGGATCTGAAGCACCACACGTCTCAGGTGCATTATATTTTCCTCAGAGAGGAACTTCATCAGGTTGAAACCCTTGGCAATTATGTTGGCTACCTCAAATGCCAggatctttatttttcttcctcttttgATAGCAA is part of the Oryza brachyantha chromosome 11, ObraRS2, whole genome shotgun sequence genome and encodes:
- the LOC102699908 gene encoding protein PSK SIMULATOR 3-like, coding for MATSYFIVEICSIVYLLSLHSLENGPITQDYSHTTAASKMEGLMAAVKKTVILFDALRRLGVSERMYKDAKAQDMPLGPFQNAVKIEKVIVQSAKKNTLWVKKMEHIMEKLVYIVHFLPSEINCVFYKEHEEDGSANTNESPQQTLGSHDLQLHYAKIITAIQNLFQPQAFVTTTSTKSGIDSLFRALP